A region of Rhodamnia argentea isolate NSW1041297 chromosome 9, ASM2092103v1, whole genome shotgun sequence DNA encodes the following proteins:
- the LOC115752954 gene encoding heavy metal-associated isoprenylated plant protein 31-like, with amino-acid sequence MVRGLLRSLVVKVSPEAAWKYLVYGVQYSSGRILVSSGDAAAPVSIKAMTWMDLVIYGRWSWTGKCGGWNVGEWILKESARGKKERISPGAESESEEVGSKIVETHVNMDFQGCGENIRSALNKLEGVQDVDINLDMQKVTVAGFVDERKVLLAEKDTGKSAQTWQHQTTHLYCNSFDHYQYDQMSHGRSPPPNSHYAQPTYMTRHYKHGELMGKASYDVYMYSDDTGSSCSIM; translated from the exons ATGGTGAGAGGTTTACTAcgcagtttggtagtaaaagtttctccTGAAGCCGCTTGGAAATATCTGGTATATGGTGTCCAGTATTCTTCCGGGAGGATTTTGGTATCTAGCGGGGATGCAGCTGCGCCAGTATCAATTAAggcaatgacttggatggatttggtGATTTACGGAAGGTGGAGCTGGACTGGAAAATGTGGGGGATGGAATGTTGGGGAGTGGATTCTCAAAGAATCAGCAagaggaaaaaaggagagaatatcTCCGGGGGCCGAGTCCGAATCAGAAGA Ggtgggttccaag ATTGTAGAGACGCATGTGAACATGGATTTCCAAGGATGCGGGGAGAATATAAGGAGTGCTCTCAACAAGCTTGAAG GAGTGCAGGATGTAGACATAAACTTGGACATGCAGAAAGTGACCGTGGCAGGTTTTGTGGACGAGCGCAAAGTCCTCCTGGCGGAGAAGGACACCGGCAAATCAGCTCAAACCTGGCAGCACCAAACCACCCATCTTTACTGCAACAGTTTCGACCATTACCAGTATGATCAGATGAGCCATGGCCGTTCACCACCGCCGAACTCGCACTATGCACAACCCACTTACATGACCCGCCACTACAAGCACGGCGAGTTAATGGGGAAAGCTAGTTACGACGTGTATATGTATAGTGATGATACAGGCAGTTCTTGCTCGATCATGTGA